A portion of the Halobacillus ihumii genome contains these proteins:
- a CDS encoding DUF3006 domain-containing protein encodes MNKLIILERIEDDLATIEYDKKTFQVPLALIPENVVEGDVLDFTIRSDKKRTKERKAELNSLKEKLKRNK; translated from the coding sequence ACAAATTGATTATTTTAGAACGGATAGAAGATGATTTGGCTACAATTGAATACGATAAGAAGACATTTCAGGTACCTCTAGCGTTAATTCCAGAGAATGTCGTGGAAGGCGATGTCCTTGATTTTACAATTAGATCAGATAAAAAAAGGACAAAAGAGAGAAAAGCTGAGTTAAATTCACTTAAAGAGAAGTTAAAAAGAAACAAGTAA